The Coleofasciculus sp. FACHB-T130 genome includes a region encoding these proteins:
- a CDS encoding alternative oxidase has product MIRFLVSVLVFVIDTLYRDRPYQRFYVLETVARVPYFSFLSVLHLYETLGWWRKADWLKVHFAESWNEMHHLLIMESLGGNQHWSDRFLAQTTALFYYWVVVGLYIASPRTAYNFMEMVEEHAHHTYDAFLREHEAELKTKPAPQVAINYYRNGDLYLFDEFQTGVVPESRRPAVDNLYDVFVNIRDDEGEHVKTMMACQKADAQKTFKSPHSLPYSEQQVVLPLVTDAELERELADSPF; this is encoded by the coding sequence ATGATTCGATTTCTGGTTAGCGTGCTTGTGTTCGTGATCGACACGCTTTATCGCGATCGCCCTTATCAGCGCTTCTACGTGCTAGAAACAGTGGCTCGCGTCCCCTATTTTTCCTTCCTATCAGTTTTACACCTTTACGAAACCCTCGGTTGGTGGCGAAAAGCGGACTGGCTCAAGGTTCACTTCGCTGAATCTTGGAATGAAATGCACCACCTGCTGATTATGGAATCGTTAGGGGGAAACCAACATTGGAGCGATCGCTTCCTTGCCCAAACCACAGCCCTCTTCTACTACTGGGTAGTCGTAGGACTTTACATCGCGTCGCCCCGCACCGCCTATAACTTCATGGAAATGGTGGAAGAACACGCCCATCATACCTACGACGCCTTCTTGCGCGAGCATGAAGCCGAATTGAAAACCAAACCCGCGCCCCAAGTTGCGATCAACTACTACCGGAACGGCGATCTCTACCTATTTGATGAATTTCAAACCGGCGTAGTCCCCGAATCTCGCCGCCCTGCGGTTGATAACCTCTATGACGTTTTCGTCAACATCCGGGATGACGAAGGCGAACACGTCAAAACCATGATGGCGTGTCAAAAAGCGGATGCTCAGAAAACCTTTAAGAGTCCCCACTCTCTCCCTTATTCGGAACAGCAGGTTGTACTGCCTCTAGTGACAGACGCTGAGCTTGAGCGCGAGTTAGCTGATTCTCCCTTTTAA
- a CDS encoding RNA-binding protein, translating into MTIYVGNLSYQATEEDLTAVFAEYGAVKRVVLPTDRETGRMRGFAFVEMTDDAQEDAAITELDGAEWMGRQLRVNKARPKEDDRGGARRSRF; encoded by the coding sequence ATGACCATTTACGTTGGAAACCTGTCTTACCAAGCGACCGAAGAAGATTTGACAGCAGTCTTTGCAGAGTACGGCGCGGTGAAGCGAGTTGTCTTACCGACAGACCGCGAAACGGGACGTATGCGCGGATTTGCTTTTGTTGAAATGACAGATGATGCCCAAGAAGACGCAGCCATCACCGAATTAGATGGGGCTGAATGGATGGGCCGTCAGCTTAGAGTGAATAAAGCACGACCCAAGGAGGACGATCGCGGCGGCGCGAGGCGAAGCAGATTTTAA
- a CDS encoding ATP-dependent 6-phosphofructokinase, producing the protein MGEYKRIGILTSGGDCAGLNAVIRAVVRCANGKYGWEVWGICRSTLGLMSSPPEAIKLEFDKVDHLLTMGGTVLGTTNKGNPFAFPMADGSLRDRSEDIIAGYHQLGLSALIGVGGDGSLAILRKLAQQGGINLVGIPKTIDNDVGSTERSIGFDTAVNIATEALDRLHFTAASHNRVMILEVMGRDAGHIALNAGIAGGANVILIPEIPYTIENVCRKIRNRQAMGKNFSIVIVSEAVCTAEGNPVKSMDRFGECRLGGIGQYLAEEISIASGAETRVTVLGHVQRGGLPSPLDRLLATAFGVAAVDLIAEEKYDRVVTWQNREIVSVPIAEAIGQYRAVDPDDTLVKTARGLGICLGD; encoded by the coding sequence ATGGGAGAATACAAACGGATCGGAATCCTGACCAGTGGGGGTGACTGTGCGGGGCTAAATGCTGTGATTCGGGCAGTTGTCCGCTGTGCAAATGGTAAGTACGGCTGGGAAGTGTGGGGGATTTGCCGGTCTACGCTGGGCTTAATGAGCAGTCCGCCAGAAGCAATCAAGCTGGAGTTTGATAAGGTAGACCACTTGCTCACGATGGGCGGTACAGTGCTGGGAACGACGAACAAAGGAAATCCCTTTGCGTTTCCAATGGCGGATGGAAGTTTGCGCGATCGCTCAGAAGACATTATTGCGGGCTACCATCAACTAGGCTTGTCAGCTTTAATTGGAGTTGGCGGGGACGGCAGTTTAGCGATTCTCCGAAAACTCGCGCAACAAGGCGGGATCAACTTAGTCGGGATTCCCAAAACCATTGATAACGATGTTGGTAGCACTGAGCGTTCTATCGGATTTGATACCGCCGTCAACATCGCCACCGAAGCCCTCGACCGATTGCACTTTACTGCGGCTAGCCACAATCGAGTCATGATCCTGGAAGTGATGGGGCGCGATGCCGGTCATATTGCCCTGAATGCGGGGATCGCCGGTGGAGCTAATGTGATCTTGATCCCGGAAATTCCTTACACCATTGAAAATGTCTGTCGCAAAATTCGGAATCGTCAAGCGATGGGAAAGAATTTCTCGATTGTCATTGTCTCAGAGGCGGTTTGCACGGCTGAAGGCAATCCAGTTAAGAGTATGGATCGATTCGGGGAATGTCGATTAGGCGGAATCGGACAGTATTTGGCAGAGGAAATTTCGATTGCTAGTGGTGCAGAAACCCGCGTGACTGTTTTAGGTCACGTTCAGCGAGGGGGACTGCCTTCGCCTCTGGATCGGTTACTGGCAACTGCCTTTGGGGTGGCGGCGGTCGATCTGATTGCTGAGGAAAAGTACGATCGCGTTGTTACCTGGCAAAACCGCGAGATTGTCAGCGTGCCAATTGCTGAAGCGATTGGACAATACAGAGCCGTCGATCCCGACGATACTTTGGTCAAGACTGCCAGAGGTTTGGGGATTTGCCTTGGAGATTAA
- the cysE gene encoding serine O-acetyltransferase, protein MLSTLLADFRIIFERDPAARNWLEVLFCYPGLQALLFHRLAHWLRLLGIPFIPRLISHLARFFTGIEIHPGAVIGRGVFIDHGMGVVIGETAIVGDYALIYQGVTLGGTGKESGKRHPTLGENVVVGAGAKVLGNLQIGNNVRIGAGSVVLRDVPSDCTVVGVPGRILYRSGVRVNPLEHGSLPDSEAAVIRALVDRLEALEQQVQELQQPAHASMPVPLGAGHHVSDIPAAAAPSCRVQDGLIRQFLDGSGI, encoded by the coding sequence GTGCTATCTACGCTTCTAGCTGACTTTCGCATCATCTTCGAGCGCGATCCAGCAGCCCGTAACTGGCTGGAGGTTTTATTTTGCTATCCCGGTTTGCAAGCGCTGCTATTTCATCGCCTTGCACACTGGCTAAGACTACTGGGAATCCCCTTCATCCCCCGGTTGATTTCCCACTTAGCTCGCTTTTTTACCGGCATTGAAATCCACCCTGGTGCCGTAATCGGGCGGGGCGTTTTTATTGACCACGGCATGGGTGTGGTAATTGGTGAAACCGCCATTGTGGGAGATTATGCTCTGATCTATCAGGGCGTTACGCTAGGCGGTACTGGGAAAGAAAGTGGCAAGCGTCACCCTACCTTGGGGGAAAATGTCGTAGTCGGTGCTGGTGCCAAAGTTCTCGGCAATCTTCAAATCGGCAATAATGTCCGCATTGGTGCTGGCTCGGTTGTATTGCGCGATGTTCCTTCGGATTGTACGGTAGTAGGCGTTCCGGGTCGGATTCTTTATCGTTCCGGCGTCCGCGTGAATCCCTTAGAACATGGAAGCCTTCCCGATTCTGAGGCTGCGGTAATTCGGGCTTTGGTTGACCGTCTGGAAGCACTAGAACAACAGGTACAAGAGTTACAACAACCGGCTCATGCCTCAATGCCTGTTCCCTTAGGAGCCGGACATCATGTATCGGATATCCCAGCCGCCGCCGCACCCAGTTGTCGTGTGCAAGATGGATTGATCCGGCAATTCTTAGATGGTTCTGGGATTTGA
- the fbp gene encoding class 1 fructose-bisphosphatase, with protein sequence MSNVEQPFVVQEQALDRDCTTLSRHVLQQLHSFSADAQDLSAIMNRIALAAKLIARRLSRAGLLEGVLGFTGDVNVQGESVKKMDVYANDVFISVFKQSGLVCRLASEEMEKPYYIPENCPIGRYTLLYDPIDGSSNVDININVGSIFAIRQQEGTDENQTGGDLLQNGRKQIAAGYVLYGPSTMLVYSIGTGVHAFTLDPSLGEFILSSENIQIPNHGSIYSVNEGNFWQWEEPLRDYIRYVHRQEGYTARYGGALVGDIHRILFQGGVFLYPGTVKKPEGKLRLLYESAPLAFLIEQAGGRASTGTQEILDVVPNALHARSPLLIGSKEDVTLVESFIQKRAWDEDKNAIARSRVPQ encoded by the coding sequence ATGTCCAACGTGGAACAGCCTTTCGTCGTTCAGGAACAAGCCCTAGATCGCGACTGCACAACGCTATCTCGTCACGTTTTGCAGCAACTCCACAGCTTTTCGGCAGATGCCCAGGACTTGAGCGCGATTATGAATCGCATTGCCCTCGCGGCAAAGTTGATTGCGCGACGACTCAGCAGGGCAGGATTACTCGAAGGCGTGCTGGGATTTACGGGTGATGTGAATGTGCAAGGGGAATCCGTCAAAAAGATGGATGTCTATGCCAATGACGTATTTATCTCGGTATTTAAGCAAAGCGGTTTAGTCTGCCGTTTGGCATCCGAGGAAATGGAGAAGCCTTACTATATTCCCGAAAATTGCCCCATCGGGCGCTATACCCTGCTCTATGACCCGATTGATGGCTCCTCGAATGTAGATATCAATATCAACGTGGGTTCCATCTTCGCAATTCGCCAACAAGAAGGAACGGATGAAAATCAAACCGGCGGTGATTTATTGCAAAACGGGCGCAAACAAATCGCCGCAGGTTATGTGCTATACGGGCCTAGCACGATGCTGGTTTATTCGATTGGTACTGGGGTTCATGCTTTCACCCTCGATCCCAGCTTAGGCGAGTTTATCCTTTCAAGTGAAAACATTCAGATTCCCAATCACGGCTCTATTTATAGTGTCAATGAGGGAAATTTCTGGCAGTGGGAAGAACCCTTGCGAGACTATATCCGCTATGTTCATCGACAGGAAGGCTATACGGCTCGATACGGAGGGGCGCTGGTGGGCGATATTCACCGGATTCTCTTCCAAGGAGGTGTTTTCCTTTACCCCGGTACTGTGAAAAAACCAGAAGGAAAATTGCGGTTGCTGTATGAATCGGCTCCCTTAGCCTTTTTAATAGAGCAAGCCGGGGGTCGAGCAAGTACGGGTACGCAAGAGATTTTGGACGTAGTGCCAAATGCCCTTCATGCGCGATCGCCATTGCTGATCGGTAGCAAAGAAGATGTCACCTTGGTGGAATCTTTTATTCAGAAACGGGCATGGGATGAGGATAAAAACGCGATCGCGCGATCGCGCGTGCCTCAATAA
- a CDS encoding Npun_F5749 family FMN-dependent PPOX-type flavoprotein has product MMLAPWRSLLSGALHRNRSEPHSRYLQLATIQADGRPANRTLVFRGFLDNTNQLKFVTDSRSQKADQIEHHPWAEACWYFTTTREQFRLAGTLTLVGANYPDSLLQQARQVSWQDLSDAARLQFGWPHPRERRADVSTFSPPPPDPQKPLESFCLLLLEPVQVDHLELRGDPQNRCLYRLDSSQAWSIQAVNP; this is encoded by the coding sequence ATGATGCTTGCTCCCTGGCGATCGCTTCTTTCGGGTGCCCTACACCGTAACCGTAGCGAACCCCATTCTCGCTACTTACAGCTAGCCACCATCCAGGCTGATGGGCGTCCTGCTAACCGCACGCTCGTCTTTCGGGGATTTTTAGACAATACCAACCAATTAAAATTTGTCACCGATTCTCGCAGCCAGAAAGCCGATCAAATCGAGCATCACCCTTGGGCAGAAGCTTGCTGGTACTTTACCACCACTCGCGAACAATTTCGCCTCGCTGGGACGCTGACGCTGGTAGGAGCCAATTATCCTGATTCTCTGCTCCAGCAAGCGCGTCAGGTGTCTTGGCAAGACCTTTCCGACGCCGCTCGCCTGCAATTTGGTTGGCCCCATCCCAGAGAAAGGAGAGCCGATGTCAGCACTTTTTCTCCGCCGCCACCCGACCCCCAAAAGCCGCTAGAGAGTTTTTGTCTCCTACTACTAGAACCCGTACAGGTCGATCATTTGGAGTTGCGAGGCGATCCCCAAAACCGATGTCTTTATCGCCTCGATAGTTCTCAAGCTTGGTCTATTCAAGCCGTAAATCCGTAA
- the tal gene encoding transaldolase codes for MPNNHLLEIKQYGQSIWMDNLTRDLIQSGELKDMVENKGICGITSNPAIFEKAIAGNAIYDADIEAGIKAGLPVEKIYESLVFEDIRNACDILRPVYDSSEGLDGYVSIEVPPNIAHNTQGTIEEARRYYQEIGKDNVMIKIPGTTAGLPAVEQVISEGINVNVTLLFSVESYVETAWAYIRGLEKRAAEGKDISKISSVASFFLSRIDINIDARIDAKLKAGVDRIEKKAELMAIKGKIAIANAKIAYQKYKEIVKSDRWKALSAKGANVQRLLWASTSTKDPSYSDVMYVDELVGPDTVNTLPPNTIEACADHCDVASRIETGVEEAYQLIESLKDPDIDINLDEVMDELLVEGIEKFVKPFESLTASLEEKIKHLQPV; via the coding sequence ATGCCAAACAATCATCTATTAGAGATCAAACAATACGGTCAGAGTATCTGGATGGATAACTTGACCCGTGATTTGATTCAAAGCGGCGAACTCAAAGATATGGTTGAGAATAAAGGGATCTGCGGGATCACCTCTAATCCAGCCATCTTTGAAAAAGCGATCGCTGGAAATGCGATCTACGACGCCGATATTGAAGCCGGGATCAAAGCTGGATTGCCCGTTGAAAAGATTTACGAATCCTTGGTGTTTGAGGATATCCGCAATGCCTGCGACATCCTCCGCCCTGTCTACGACTCCTCTGAAGGTTTGGATGGGTACGTCAGCATTGAAGTCCCGCCAAACATCGCCCACAACACCCAAGGCACGATTGAGGAAGCTCGGCGTTATTACCAAGAAATCGGTAAAGATAACGTCATGATCAAGATTCCCGGCACCACGGCAGGTTTGCCAGCCGTCGAGCAAGTTATCTCAGAGGGGATCAACGTCAACGTGACGCTGCTATTCTCCGTTGAGAGCTATGTTGAGACCGCTTGGGCTTACATTCGCGGCTTAGAAAAGCGGGCAGCGGAAGGCAAAGACATCAGCAAAATCTCCTCGGTAGCGAGTTTCTTCCTCAGCCGCATCGATATTAATATTGATGCTCGCATTGATGCCAAGCTGAAAGCAGGCGTTGATAGAATCGAGAAAAAGGCAGAACTGATGGCAATTAAGGGCAAAATCGCGATCGCTAACGCCAAAATTGCCTACCAGAAGTACAAAGAGATCGTTAAGAGCGATCGCTGGAAAGCCCTATCAGCAAAAGGTGCAAATGTCCAGCGGTTGTTGTGGGCAAGTACCAGCACCAAAGACCCCAGCTACAGCGATGTCATGTATGTGGATGAGCTGGTTGGTCCAGACACAGTAAACACCTTGCCACCGAATACCATCGAAGCCTGCGCCGACCACTGCGACGTTGCTTCTCGCATTGAAACTGGGGTGGAAGAAGCCTATCAGCTGATTGAAAGTCTCAAAGACCCCGACATCGACATCAATCTAGACGAAGTGATGGACGAATTGCTAGTCGAAGGAATTGAGAAATTTGTGAAGCCCTTTGAATCTCTAACCGCATCCTTGGAAGAGAAAATCAAACATCTGCAACCCGTGTAA